One Pseudofrancisella aestuarii genomic region harbors:
- a CDS encoding PQQ-binding-like beta-propeller repeat protein, with protein sequence MKNLFKKIIIPLICTFTVVSCTKSNIPPPTPLEENPPQAVLTTVKWKTPTGNGNGGIGNYNLSPTVTNNTVIVPNQNGKVFAIDLDTGSVKWQENTEAKISSQPNTIANAVVFGSIKGDLIALDTDNGQTLWKTTAPSSLFSQPTVYDNSVYIYTHDGSISAYNAINSEQLWTEPNILPDLILPGNSSPIVLNNTVMIGSSYGTILGFTVDDGDRTINIPIAISQGSSPADRMVDIVSTPMLYGDYLIFAAYQGAIVGIDKDKGKMLWAKKASIINNIEINDNAIFTTQADSSIKAYDITTGDILWTQDILKWRDITSPIYYKGMIVVGDYEGYLHFFNSINGQYLGRLRLTTPEDAYFTKGIKGELIPTEKGIVVEADNGDTYLVEAGSDAVIYTTVLSDHVLDKGKSVSHIDPVVIESDEEIENPEVISSGSSQKTTAPAKNVNIIVADLSPQKVNNEQN encoded by the coding sequence ATGAAAAATCTTTTTAAGAAAATAATTATTCCCTTAATTTGTACTTTTACAGTCGTTAGCTGTACAAAAAGTAATATTCCTCCGCCTACTCCTTTGGAAGAAAATCCTCCTCAAGCAGTTTTAACAACTGTAAAGTGGAAAACCCCTACAGGGAATGGCAATGGCGGCATAGGCAACTATAATTTATCTCCAACTGTTACAAACAATACTGTAATAGTCCCAAATCAAAATGGAAAAGTTTTCGCAATTGATTTAGATACTGGCAGTGTTAAATGGCAAGAAAATACTGAAGCAAAAATATCAAGTCAACCAAATACAATAGCAAATGCAGTGGTTTTTGGCTCAATTAAAGGAGATTTAATCGCTTTAGATACAGATAATGGTCAAACTCTTTGGAAAACAACAGCTCCTAGTAGCTTATTTTCTCAACCAACTGTATATGATAATTCAGTTTATATTTATACTCACGATGGAAGTATATCTGCTTACAATGCTATAAATAGTGAACAACTTTGGACAGAACCGAATATTCTTCCAGACCTAATCCTTCCTGGAAATTCTTCCCCAATAGTTTTAAATAATACTGTTATGATAGGCTCCTCATATGGAACAATCCTTGGTTTTACCGTAGATGATGGTGACAGAACAATAAACATCCCTATAGCTATTTCTCAAGGATCATCCCCTGCTGATCGAATGGTTGATATTGTATCTACTCCTATGCTTTATGGAGACTATCTAATTTTTGCCGCATACCAAGGTGCTATAGTTGGTATAGATAAAGATAAAGGTAAAATGCTGTGGGCTAAAAAAGCATCTATAATAAATAATATCGAAATTAATGATAATGCAATTTTTACTACCCAAGCAGACAGTTCAATAAAAGCTTATGATATTACAACCGGTGATATCTTATGGACACAAGATATCTTAAAATGGCGAGATATAACATCTCCTATTTATTATAAAGGTATGATCGTAGTTGGAGATTATGAGGGATATCTACACTTTTTTAACTCCATAAATGGCCAATATTTAGGAAGGCTCAGATTAACAACACCTGAAGATGCTTATTTTACTAAAGGAATAAAGGGTGAACTTATTCCAACAGAAAAAGGAATTGTTGTTGAAGCTGATAATGGCGATACTTATCTTGTTGAAGCAGGAAGTGATGCTGTTATTTATACTACTGTCCTCAGTGACCATGTTTTAGATAAAGGTAAAAGTGTTAGCCATATTGACCCAGTTGTGATAGAGTCTGATGAAGAAATTGAGAATCCAGAAGTTATAAGCTCTGGTAGCTCACAGAAAACTACAGCTCCGGCTAAAAATGTAAACATTATCGTTGCAGATCTTAGCCCACAAAAGGTAAATAATGAACAGAATTAA
- a CDS encoding YfgM family protein has protein sequence MKKLLNDLPNKQKKLIYSLTLIILIAFISLAVWQYNKNKNAEEMLQASTEYQKAILTYENSSISSSTKTNGFTKVIQEYPHTAFAIFSSWYLASDAINNTSFNNFDIKNLQASANNGKANYNKAISILENSAKENPNNNLTNITKTRLARLYIATNQIDKAISTINSIATSQQTSYTLLILGDAYHANGNNEKATEIWKKAKNLNTNPDIDNLLNKKINSII, from the coding sequence ATGAAAAAACTTCTAAATGACTTACCAAACAAGCAAAAGAAGTTAATTTATAGCTTAACTTTAATAATTTTGATTGCTTTTATATCTCTAGCTGTATGGCAATACAATAAGAACAAAAATGCGGAAGAAATGTTACAAGCATCTACAGAGTATCAAAAAGCTATACTTACATATGAAAACTCGAGCATATCAAGCTCTACGAAAACAAATGGTTTTACAAAAGTAATACAAGAATACCCTCATACTGCTTTTGCTATTTTCTCAAGCTGGTATTTAGCTAGTGATGCTATCAATAATACTAGCTTTAATAACTTTGATATTAAAAATCTTCAAGCATCAGCCAATAATGGAAAAGCAAATTATAATAAAGCTATTTCAATTCTTGAAAATAGTGCAAAAGAAAACCCTAACAATAATTTAACTAACATTACAAAAACTAGATTAGCTAGATTATATATCGCTACTAATCAAATAGATAAAGCTATCTCAACTATAAACTCTATAGCAACATCTCAACAAACCTCTTATACACTATTGATCTTAGGTGATGCCTACCATGCAAACGGCAATAATGAGAAAGCTACAGAGATTTGGAAGAAAGCTAAAAATTTAAATACCAATCCTGATATCGATAATTTATTAAATAAAAAAATAAATAGTATTATCTAA
- a CDS encoding glutamyl-tRNA reductase produces MALVSLAIDYKKASVEVRSQFALNHNDSKELYDSIIEIESVNYAVFISTCNRTELYLDIDDLKIIDQVITWWQARTKDASHNVKDYFRLRQGTEVIKHLMKLACGLESMVLGEPQILGQVKAAYNVSKENNSLGKELDRVFQKVFSTAKRVRRETRIGYCPVSVAFSAISLAKKQLDNISSKKVLIIGAGETGELLFRHIDALNPKRILLANRTMEKAEKIVKNSTNATSHNLDDLSELANKADIIVSAVSFGEYLLYRVDIDNLKERVFIDLSIPRVIDPEIKDLSNCIYYCVDDINSVMEDSRDRRRKEANRAEKIIVKSLEEFIAKEKSIISHIAIKELFDKADNIIDSSLEKSLAKIRNGKDPEEVMKRFAYDLKKKVLHYPVKGMKQASKEGRKDFLEYMKRMFGLKVEE; encoded by the coding sequence ATGGCATTAGTATCTTTAGCAATTGATTATAAAAAAGCTTCTGTAGAGGTTAGAAGTCAATTTGCTTTGAATCATAATGATAGTAAAGAGCTTTATGATTCTATTATTGAAATAGAAAGTGTAAATTACGCTGTTTTTATTTCAACCTGTAATAGAACGGAATTGTATTTAGATATAGATGATTTAAAGATTATTGATCAAGTTATTACCTGGTGGCAAGCAAGAACAAAGGATGCTAGTCATAATGTAAAAGATTATTTTAGATTAAGACAGGGCACTGAAGTAATAAAACATCTTATGAAGCTTGCATGTGGCTTAGAGTCAATGGTTCTAGGAGAGCCTCAAATCTTAGGACAAGTAAAAGCAGCTTATAATGTTAGTAAAGAAAACAATTCTTTAGGAAAAGAATTAGATAGAGTTTTTCAAAAAGTCTTTTCAACAGCAAAGAGAGTTCGTAGAGAGACTAGGATAGGATATTGCCCAGTTTCTGTCGCTTTCTCAGCAATTTCACTGGCTAAAAAACAGTTAGATAATATTTCTAGTAAGAAAGTTTTAATAATTGGTGCTGGGGAAACTGGAGAATTACTTTTTAGACATATAGATGCTTTAAATCCTAAAAGAATTTTACTAGCTAATAGAACTATGGAAAAAGCTGAAAAAATTGTAAAAAATAGTACTAATGCGACAAGCCATAATTTAGATGATTTATCAGAGTTAGCTAATAAGGCGGATATTATAGTTTCAGCTGTTTCTTTTGGAGAGTATCTACTTTATAGGGTTGATATTGATAATTTAAAAGAACGAGTTTTTATAGACTTATCTATCCCTAGAGTTATAGATCCAGAAATCAAAGATTTATCTAATTGTATTTACTATTGTGTTGATGATATTAATTCAGTAATGGAAGATAGTAGAGATAGAAGAAGAAAAGAAGCTAATAGGGCAGAGAAAATAATTGTGAAATCTTTAGAGGAGTTCATTGCTAAAGAGAAATCCATAATTTCACATATAGCTATCAAAGAGCTTTTTGATAAGGCTGATAATATAATAGACTCTTCTTTGGAAAAAAGCTTAGCCAAAATACGAAATGGTAAAGATCCAGAAGAAGTAATGAAAAGATTTGCCTATGATCTTAAAAAGAAAGTATTACATTACCCTGTAAAAGGGATGAAACAAGCTTCAAAAGAAGGTCGTAAAGATTTTCTAGAATATATGAAGCGAATGTTCGGCTTAAAAGTGGAAGAATAA